The Sorangiineae bacterium MSr11367 genome window below encodes:
- a CDS encoding serine/threonine protein kinase, which produces MTGILQPGDLFLDKYRIERLVGKGGMGAVYAAVDMDLSRRVAVKLLLPHVAAVPQAVTRFINEGRAAARIEGEHVARVFAAGRTPDGLAYMVLELLEGVDLSSFLRQHPRMPVGQAADYVLQALEAVAEAHHHGIVHRDLKPGNLFLARRTNGTEVVKVLDFGISKVNDPLTEQDHALTSTRAMLGSPLYMSPEQLRSAKSVDRRSDIWSIGVMLYEMLTGALPFRGESMGELFAAILEQDPIPLGQHRPDVPHELQATVAACLQRDPQRRIANAYQLACALAPFAVRSRDSVEHIRGFFDVPAAATAPLAEGPSIPPPPHAPHGQTAQAWADSRANASASTMGNTQPRQGRSLLAYLLIIPVAFVVAGSIVAIFLASRTKIPPAAPPVLASPVSSPAPPPETAHPVLTAEPARPTEEAGLSPSASAAAIADAGTKPPRRPHSAASASPSSTAAPSVTGAPEFDPTKATRF; this is translated from the coding sequence GTGACGGGAATTTTGCAGCCTGGCGACCTATTTCTCGACAAGTACCGGATCGAGCGCCTCGTCGGAAAAGGCGGCATGGGGGCTGTGTATGCCGCGGTTGACATGGACCTGTCCCGTCGGGTCGCGGTCAAGCTCCTGCTCCCACATGTCGCGGCTGTACCTCAAGCGGTGACCCGCTTCATCAACGAGGGTCGCGCGGCCGCCCGCATCGAGGGCGAGCACGTGGCGCGTGTTTTCGCCGCGGGGCGTACGCCGGATGGTCTCGCGTACATGGTGCTCGAGTTGCTCGAGGGCGTGGATCTCTCCTCGTTCCTCCGGCAGCACCCGCGCATGCCCGTGGGGCAAGCGGCGGACTACGTGCTGCAGGCCTTGGAGGCCGTGGCGGAAGCCCACCACCACGGCATCGTGCACCGGGATCTGAAGCCGGGAAACCTGTTCCTCGCGCGCCGGACCAACGGCACCGAGGTCGTGAAGGTGCTCGACTTCGGCATTTCCAAGGTGAACGATCCGCTCACGGAGCAAGACCACGCGCTCACCTCGACGCGGGCCATGCTCGGCTCTCCGCTGTACATGTCGCCGGAGCAATTGCGCAGCGCCAAGAGCGTCGACCGCCGCTCCGACATTTGGTCGATCGGCGTCATGCTGTACGAGATGCTCACCGGCGCCTTGCCCTTTCGCGGCGAGTCGATGGGCGAGCTCTTTGCGGCGATTCTCGAGCAAGATCCCATTCCCCTCGGGCAGCACCGACCCGACGTGCCGCACGAGTTGCAGGCCACCGTGGCAGCATGCCTCCAGCGCGATCCCCAGCGCCGCATCGCCAATGCGTACCAACTGGCGTGCGCCCTGGCTCCTTTTGCCGTGCGCTCGCGCGATTCGGTGGAGCACATTCGCGGCTTCTTCGACGTCCCCGCCGCGGCCACAGCGCCGCTTGCCGAAGGTCCCTCCATCCCGCCGCCGCCCCACGCTCCCCACGGGCAGACCGCGCAAGCGTGGGCCGACAGCCGCGCGAACGCGTCCGCGTCCACCATGGGGAACACGCAGCCTCGCCAAGGCCGCTCCTTGCTGGCTTACCTACTGATCATCCCCGTGGCCTTCGTGGTCGCGGGCAGCATCGTGGCCATCTTTCTCGCGTCGCGCACCAAGATACCGCCGGCAGCGCCCCCCGTGCTGGCGTCGCCCGTGTCTTCGCCCGCGCCGCCGCCTGAAACCGCGCATCCGGTTCTTACCGCCGAACCGGCGCGGCCGACCGAGGAAGCGGGACTTTCACCGTCCGCGTCGGCGGCCGCCATCGCGGACGCGGGAACGAAGCCGCCCCGCCGGCCTCACTCCGCAGCCAGCGCCTCCCCTAGTTCCACGGCCGCTCCCAGCGTCACGGGAGCCCCCGAGTTCGACCCTACGAAAGCCACCCGCTTCTGA
- a CDS encoding pyridoxal phosphate-dependent aminotransferase — protein sequence MPDGNALPSIPVPRHLHSVRYEIRGPLARRAWEMERQGLEIVKLNIGNPASFGFRTPEAMRRAIVDNLSAAEEYVHQKGIFPAREAIVAESQSKGVHGVTVDDVFLGNGVSELILMCLEALLEPGDEVLLPSPDYPLWTAAVSLTGARAVHYPCRSEHEFCPDPEEVARLITPRTKALVLINPNNPTGAVYPPRVVEAMVRLAEKHRIVLFSDEIYDRILYDGAKHTPVATLCQDTLCATFGGLSKVYRACGYRVGWVAFSGRKSHASSYLQTMELLASLRLCSNVPGQWAVQTALGGHQSIYELTAPEGRLGRQRAAVLEGVKRSKYLQVVPPAGAMYGFIRVNRERLPTFDDNAFAMALLEEKKVLVVPGSSFNVDYTDHFRTTILPHEDTLRDVFARIEDLLDGWAATTP from the coding sequence ATGCCCGACGGAAACGCACTCCCTTCCATCCCCGTTCCACGTCACCTTCACTCGGTTCGCTATGAGATTCGGGGCCCTCTCGCCCGACGCGCTTGGGAGATGGAGCGGCAGGGGCTCGAGATCGTCAAGCTGAACATCGGCAACCCGGCATCGTTCGGCTTTCGCACACCGGAAGCCATGCGACGCGCCATCGTGGACAACTTGAGCGCCGCCGAAGAGTACGTGCACCAAAAGGGCATTTTCCCGGCGCGCGAGGCCATCGTCGCCGAGTCGCAGTCGAAGGGCGTTCACGGCGTCACCGTGGACGACGTCTTCCTCGGCAACGGCGTCTCCGAGTTGATCCTCATGTGCCTCGAGGCGCTGCTCGAGCCGGGCGACGAGGTGCTGCTCCCCTCGCCCGACTATCCTTTGTGGACGGCGGCGGTCTCCCTCACCGGCGCCCGGGCCGTTCACTACCCGTGTCGCTCGGAGCACGAGTTTTGTCCCGATCCCGAGGAAGTAGCCCGCCTCATCACACCGCGGACCAAGGCGCTGGTGCTCATCAATCCGAACAACCCCACCGGCGCCGTGTATCCGCCGCGCGTGGTGGAGGCGATGGTGCGACTCGCCGAGAAGCACCGCATCGTCTTGTTCTCGGACGAGATCTACGACCGCATCCTGTACGACGGGGCGAAGCACACGCCGGTGGCCACACTCTGCCAGGACACCCTGTGCGCCACGTTCGGCGGTCTTTCCAAGGTGTACCGCGCGTGCGGCTACCGCGTCGGTTGGGTGGCCTTCAGCGGGCGTAAGTCCCACGCGTCGAGTTACCTGCAGACGATGGAACTTCTCGCCTCGCTCCGCCTTTGCAGCAACGTGCCCGGCCAGTGGGCCGTGCAGACCGCCCTCGGCGGCCATCAGAGCATTTACGAACTGACGGCACCGGAGGGTCGACTCGGCCGCCAGCGCGCCGCCGTGCTGGAGGGCGTGAAGCGCTCGAAATACCTGCAGGTGGTTCCGCCGGCGGGGGCCATGTACGGGTTCATTCGTGTGAATCGGGAGCGCCTGCCGACGTTCGACGACAACGCCTTCGCCATGGCGCTGCTCGAGGAGAAGAAGGTGCTCGTCGTTCCGGGTTCGAGCTTCAACGTCGATTACACGGACCACTTCCGAACCACGATTCTCCCGCACGAAGATACGCTGAGGGACGTCTTCGCCCGCATCGAGGATTTGCTCGACGGGTGGGCCGCCACGACTCCGTGA